In Streptomyces sp. NBC_00344, the genomic window TCCACAATAGTTACCGAGGTTACGGCCGTACTTCCCCAAGGGTCAAGGATTCCAGGGCGCCAGAGGCTTGACCGGTCCATGTAACCGTTTTAGATTCCTCGCACTCAATCCAACGACGGGAGGGTTGCCGTGCCGACGGTGACAGAGGACCGGACCGGCGGTGGGGCGGTGGCGCCACTCGCTGAGCCCACAGAGCCGTCAGAAGGCCCGCAACGACCCGTCCTTGGGTGGTGGAAGCGGTTCCACAGCAGTCGCACTCCGGTTCTCCTGATGGTCCCAGGGCTCGCTTACTTCCTCGTCTTCCACTACGGCGCCTTTGCCGGAAATGTGGTGGCGTTCAAGGAGTACATTCCCTTCGACGGCCTCTGGACCAGTCCCTGGGTGGGCTTCGACAACTTCAGCAGGCTGTTCTCCGACGGGGCGTTCTGGCACGCCACCTGGAACACCGTGGCCATCGCCGTGCTTCAGCTGGTCTTCTTCTTTCCGGTGCCCCTGGCCATCGCCCTGCTGCTGCACAGCCTCACATCCGAGCTGACGCGCCGGTTCGTGCAGTCCGTGGTCTATCTTCCGCACTTTCTGTCCTGGGTCATCGTGGTCGCGCTGTTTCAGCAAGTCCTGGGTGCCACCGGCCTGTTGAACACGGTGCTCGGCGATGCAGGGGTGCACTCGGTCGACATCATCGGCAATCCCGACGCCTACAGACCGCTGGTCGTCGC contains:
- a CDS encoding ABC transporter permease, with the protein product MVPGLAYFLVFHYGAFAGNVVAFKEYIPFDGLWTSPWVGFDNFSRLFSDGAFWHATWNTVAIAVLQLVFFFPVPLAIALLLHSLTSELTRRFVQSVVYLPHFLSWVIVVALFQQVLGATGLLNTVLGDAGVHSVDIIGNPDAYRPLVVAQVVWKDSGWGTIIFLAALMQVDEQQYEAAAIDGAGPWRRFWHITLPSIRPVVVLLLIMRIGDILSVGFEQMLLQRQSVGPEAGEILDTFVFWQGLVGGDTGYAAAAGLFKGVVGALLVYAANKVAHRLGEQGIYS